A genomic stretch from Lathyrus oleraceus cultivar Zhongwan6 chromosome 2, CAAS_Psat_ZW6_1.0, whole genome shotgun sequence includes:
- the LOC127123899 gene encoding uncharacterized mitochondrial protein AtMg00820-like — translation MVVIQCVMLVESELVSIEEALKKKVWMEDMKEELEAIERNKTSELTELPNNKKSISLRRVYKLKLKADGSVDKHKTRLVVRGFLHNSGLDYLKVFAHVARHETIRLVIDVAANRN, via the coding sequence ATGGTAGTCATTCAGTGTGTCATGTTGGTAGAATCTGAACTAGTAAGTATTGAAGAAGCTCTTAAGAAGAAAGTGTGGATGGAGGACATGAAAGAAGAACTCgaggctatagaaagaaacaagacttcGGAGTTGACTGAGCTTCCAAATAACAAGAAATCCATTAGTTTGAGACGGGTTTACAAGTTGAAACTGAAGGCAGATGGATCAGTTGACAAACACAAAACAAGGTTAGTAGTTAGAGGATTTCTACACAACTCTGGATTAGATTACTTAAAGGTGTTTGCTCATGTagctagacatgaaacaatcagattgGTGATTGATGTAGCTGCTAATAGAAATTAG
- the LOC127120811 gene encoding uncharacterized protein LOC127120811 isoform X1: MLKLFTLRRLPWSPNHASQEKVELTAAEVESLRSELVDLEEKEAQLKAQLENIDEILRSARLSGYLYIRTRWAALPGEPPAIDDTDVDDWLPRFVVLQGECLFLYLLCTDLSPQDSTLLSDIVEVTQLPSFKRDDGEMRYAFCILTRHGLRYECSSSSKIQVDSWLSALQSDTSTSNGSIQMVTSCNLFIYFTEFPEEYRA; encoded by the exons ATGTTGAAACTGTTTACTCTTCGGAGGCTGCCATGGAGCCCAAATCATGCTAGTCAGGAAAAG GTTGAATTAACGGCTGCAGAAGTAGAGTCTCTTCGATCAGAACTTGTTGATTTAGAAGAGAAGGAGGCTCAGTTAAAAGCTCA GTTGGAAAATATTGATGAAATTTTACGGTCAGCTCGTCTATCTGGATATTTATACATCCGAACT AGATGGGCGGCACTACCAGGTGAACCTCCAGCTATTGATGATACCGATGTAGATGATTGGCTTCCTCGCTTTGTTGTTCTTCAGGGTGAATGTCTATTCTTATATTTGTTGTGTACAG ACTTAAGTCCTCAAGATTCAACGCTTCTATCTGACATTGTTGAAGTAACCCAACTACCAAGTTTTAAGCGTGACGATGGTGAGATGAGATACGCCTTTTGTATTTTAACTCGACATGGTTTACGATATGAATGTTCAAGCAGTTCTAAGATACAG GTGGATTCGTGGTTATCAGCTCTACAATCTGATACATCAACTTCCAATGGTTCAATACAGAT GGTCACGTCTTGTAACCTATTCATCTACTTCACTGAGTTCCCGGAGGAATATAGAGCATGA
- the LOC127120811 gene encoding uncharacterized protein LOC127120811 isoform X2 encodes MLKLFTLRRLPWSPNHASQEKVELTAAEVESLRSELVDLEEKEAQLKAQLENIDEILRSARLSGYLYIRTRWAALPGEPPAIDDTDVDDWLPRFVVLQGECLFLYLLCTDLSPQDSTLLSDIVEVTQLPSFKRDDGEMRYAFCILTRHGLRYECSSSSKIQVDSWLSALQSDTSTSNGSIQM; translated from the exons ATGTTGAAACTGTTTACTCTTCGGAGGCTGCCATGGAGCCCAAATCATGCTAGTCAGGAAAAG GTTGAATTAACGGCTGCAGAAGTAGAGTCTCTTCGATCAGAACTTGTTGATTTAGAAGAGAAGGAGGCTCAGTTAAAAGCTCA GTTGGAAAATATTGATGAAATTTTACGGTCAGCTCGTCTATCTGGATATTTATACATCCGAACT AGATGGGCGGCACTACCAGGTGAACCTCCAGCTATTGATGATACCGATGTAGATGATTGGCTTCCTCGCTTTGTTGTTCTTCAGGGTGAATGTCTATTCTTATATTTGTTGTGTACAG ACTTAAGTCCTCAAGATTCAACGCTTCTATCTGACATTGTTGAAGTAACCCAACTACCAAGTTTTAAGCGTGACGATGGTGAGATGAGATACGCCTTTTGTATTTTAACTCGACATGGTTTACGATATGAATGTTCAAGCAGTTCTAAGATACAG GTGGATTCGTGGTTATCAGCTCTACAATCTGATACATCAACTTCCAATGGTTCAATACAGATGTAA